In one window of Syngnathus typhle isolate RoL2023-S1 ecotype Sweden linkage group LG7, RoL_Styp_1.0, whole genome shotgun sequence DNA:
- the LOC133156560 gene encoding peptidyl-prolyl cis-trans isomerase FKBP8-like: MESHCCCEDHKDPAEREVRDNTSELRFEEGREDQLGRPKRDGDESPAGDITLENFKSTACPEGRGAETRWQRRGQLKKTNSWKMVRFQEPSLEEDVAERDSSAESLFPEYVVEEWTTISFEQLFLKEDWQHLTDDRLVRKKVLEPAGPSAPRPIWGQQVTVKMQAVLEDRTVVEKDAKLSFIIGEGDVSQALEECVLSMCKGEIALLLADSQYTYGLLGREPDIPACAAMLYQLQLLDVRDKANLLNLPLSDRIRLGNHKRERGNFYFQRDEYGKAARAYCMALDVLTTCGQDAVGGAKEEAKEEAQEVRDYRVKCLNNLATAQLKLEKCNEALHASRDVLALDPDNVKALYRAGKILSDLGDYAEAMELLKKALKLEPATKAIHAELSKLVRRQPAAVLCDNGAPFLLLPSKQTTLNISWKLILAALAVALASLVTSVILTVRT, translated from the exons ATGGAATCACATTGTTGTTGTGAGGACCACAAGGACCCTGCGGAGAGAGAGGTGAGAGACAATACATCTGAGCTCAGATttgaggaaggaagggaggaccAACTGGGTAGACCCAAGAGGGATGGAGATGAGAGCCCTGCAGGAGACATCACATTGGAGAATTTCAAGAGCACCGCTTGTCCAGAAGGAAGAGGAGCAGAGACTCGATGGCAAAGACGTGGGCAATTGAAGAAGACTAACAGTTGGAAGATGGTGCGCTTCCAGGAACCATCTTTAGAGGAGGACGTAGCAGAGAGGGACAGCTCGGCAGAGAGTCTTTTTCCGGAATACGTTGTGGAGGAGTGGACCACTATCTCCTTTGAGCAGCTGTTCCTCAAAGAAGACTGGCAGCACTTAACAG ATGACCGACTGGTGAGGAAGAAGGTTCTGGAGCCCGCCGGCCCCTCGGCCCCTCGGCCCATCTGGGGCCAGCAGGTCACGGTGAAGATGCAAGCCGTCTTGGAAGACCGCACCGTGGTGGAGAAGGACGCCAAGCTTTCGTTTATTATCGGCGAAGGCGACGTGAGCCAG GCGCTGGAGGAGTGCGTCCTATCCATGTGCAAGGGCGAAATCGCATTACTGCTGGCCGATTCCCAGTACACGTACGGGCTACTGGGCAG AGAGCCCGACATCCCCGCCTGCGCTGCCATGCTCTACCAGCTGCAGCTGCTGGACGTCAGGGACAAAGCGAATCTGCTAAATTTGCCGCTATCTGACCGCATCCGTCTCGGCAACCACAAGCGGGAAAGAGGCAACTTCTATTTCCAGAGGGACGAGTACGGCAAGGCGGCGCGAGCCTACTGCATGGCGCTGGACGTGCTCACCACCTGCGGCCAGG ATGCCGTCGGCGGCGCCAAGGAGGAAGCGAAGGAGGAAGCGCAGGAAGTGCGCGACTACCGGGTCAAGTGTTTGAACAACCTGGCCACGGCACAGCTCAAACTGGAGAAGTGCAACGAGGCGCTCCATGCCAGCCGCGACGTCCTGGCCCTCGACCCCGACAACGTCAAGGCCCTCTACAGGGCGGGGAAG ATCCTGTCCGACCTGGGTGACTACGCGGAGGCCATGGAGCTGCTCAAGAAGGCCCTGAAGCTGGAGCCCGCCACCAAG GCTATCCACGCTGAACTTTCCAAGCTGGTGAGGAGGCAGCCCGCAGCGGTGCTCTGCGACAACGGGGCCccttttctcctcctcccctccaaGCAGACAACATTG AACATCTCGTGGAAGTTGATCCTCGCGGCTCTGGCGGTGGCATTGGCCAGCTTAGTGACGTCAGTCATCCTCACTGTGAGAACTTGA
- the LOC133156509 gene encoding PHD finger protein 21A-like isoform X1 translates to MFDFFFFLWARAPTGKIPGYATAPSGRGAESSPTARCSTFMLQLDAFPTGDGVQADPSAERLTASMMELQTLQEALKVEIQIHQKLVAQMKQDPQNADLKKQLHELQAKITALSEKQKKVVEQLRKELLVKQEPEAKVQLQVHAPPVGGDVKPTNLVQTQQISGGLQQTLTVTPVLTTKTLPLVLKAAGTPSLPGSILPQRPATVTMVTTAISKADSHNAPINLQVAGKLSAHNLEPVRLVSKNAMLQVRPKPALPGNVPIAPAPPPPMMAAPQLLQRPVMLATKLSPSLSSAAPIHQLRIVNGQPCVKTGSAPLTGIVIAAPTTAACLASPARAPDPASVPTQPPQMGGVTVEPKTVKAGGAAEHKMTVTLPSSSTPPLSPPPWPKKEESPEKLAFMVSLGLVTHDHLEEIQSKRQERKRRTTANPVYSGAVFEPERKKSAVSYLNSPLHLGTRKRGRPPKYGGIPELGCLTPTSPSSPARPLPLPSPSSGDGDIHEDFCTVCRRSGQLLMCDTCSRVYHLDCLEPPLKSIPKGMWICPKCQDQILKKEEAIPWPGTLAIVHSYIAYKEAKEEEKQKLIKWSAELRLEREQLEQRVKQLSNSITKCMETKNGILARQKEMQLSLDKVKHLVRLIQAFNFNQAASDSNGRDARVEDVTAAPPEPEPASPQVEPAASEAEAGDAGESEEAGEQGPERSETAAADADRQGGLAQAPDDRGGANSENNVRAEDETVASPRVEEAASTEAAPPAANGTAALTHLSPADDAEDKTAGAGPQETWDKQDISDSNDKTSEPSQHCLPAE, encoded by the exons cagCACGTTCATGCTTCAGTTGGATGCTTTTCCCACCGGAGACGGCGTTCAG GCTGATCCATCAGCTGAAAGACTGACTGCGTCAATGATGGAATTACAGACGTTGCAGGAGGCTTTGAAGGTGGAGATCCAGATCCATCAG AAATTGGTGGCCCAGATGAAACAGGACCCTCAG AATGCTGATCTGAAGAAGCAACTTCACGAACTTCAGGCAAAGATCACTGCTCTGAGTGAGAAGCAG AAAAAGGTGGTGGAGCAGTTGAGAAAAGAGCTACTGGTCAAGCAAGAACCAGAAGCCAAAGTGCAGCTGCAGGTCCACGCGCCTCCTGTAGGGGGCGATGTCAAGCCCACCAACCTGGTGCAGACTCAGCAGATATCTGGAGGACTTCAGCAG ACGCTGACGGTTACGCCGGTCCTCACGACCAAGACGCTACCTCTGGTGCTGAAAGCTGCGGGCACACCCTCTTTGCCCGGTTCCATCCTGCCCCAACGCCCGGCCACCGTCACCATGGTAACCACTGCCATCTCCAAAGCCGACTCGCACAATGCCCCCATCAACCTGCAGGTGGCGGGGAAACTGAGCGCTCACAATTTGGAGCCGGTGAGGCTGGTATCCAAGAACGCCATGCTG CAGGTCAGACCAAAGCCCGCCTTGCCCGGTAACGTCCCCATCGCGCCCGCCCCTCCCCCGCCCATGATGGCGGCGCCCCAGCTGCTGCAAAGGCCCGTCATGTTGGCCACCAAGCTGTCGCCTTCACTGTCGTCCGCCGCACCCATTCACCAGCTGCGCATCGTCAACGGACAGCCCTGCGTCAAGACGGGCTCCGCCCCTTTGACCGGCATCGTTATCGCCGCGCCCACCACGGCCGCCTGCCTGGCCAGCCCCGCCCGGGCGCCCGACCCTGCCTCCGTCCCCACTCAGCCGCCCCAGATGGGTGGCGTGACCGTCGAACCCAAG ACTGTTAAAGCGGGCGGTGCAGCCGAGCACAAGATGACGGTCACGCTCCCCTCTTCGTCGACTCCGCCCTTGTCTCCGCCTCCCTGGCCCAAGAAGGAGGAGAGTCCGGAG AAACTGGCCTTCATGGTGTCCTTGGGTCTGGTGACGCACGACCACCTGGAAG AGATTCAGAGCAAAAGgcaggagaggaagaggagaacgaCGGCCAACCCAGTCTACAGCGGCGCCGTGTTTGAGCCAGAG AGGAAAAAGAGCGCTGTGAGTTACCTGAACAGCCCTCTGCACCTGGGGACCCGGAAGAGAG GTCGCCCACCCAAATACGGCGGCATCCCGGAGCTGGGCTGTCTCACCCCGACCTCCCCCTCCAGCcccgcccgccccctccccctgcCCAGCCCCAGCTCTGGGGAT GGAGACATCCATGAGGACTTCTGCACTGTGTGCAGACGCAGTGGCCAGTTGCTCATGTGCGACACGTGTTCTCGTGTCTATCACCTGGACTGCCTGGAACCGCCCCTGAAAAGCATTCCTAAAGGCATGTGGATCTGTCCCAAATGCCAAGATCAG ATCCTCAAGAAAGAAGAAGCCATTCCCTGGCCCGGAACGTTGGCCATCGTCCACTCCTACATCGCCTACAAAGAAG CGAAAGAAGAAGAGAAGCAGAAGCTCATCAAGTGGAGCGcagagctgcggctggagcgtGAGCAGCTGGAACAACGAGTCAAGCAGCTCAGCAACTCCATCACG AAGTGTATGGAGACCAAGAATGGCATCCTAGCTCGCCAGAAGGAGATGCAGCTGTCCCTGGACAAGGTCAAACATCTGGTCCGCCTCATCCAGGCCTTCAACTTCAACCAGGCGGCGTCCGACTCCAACGGCAGGGACGCCCGAGTCGAAGACGTCACGGCGGCGCCGCCCGAACCCGAGCCGGCCTCGCCTCAAGTCGAGCCGGCTGCATCCGAGGCGGAGGCCGGCGACGCGGGTGAGAGCGAAGAAGCCGGAGAGCAGGGGCCGGAGAGGAGTGAGACCGCTGCCGCGGATGCCGACCGTCAGGGTGGCCTCGCGCAGGCCCCGGATGATAGGGGAGGAGCTAATTCAGAAAACAACGTCCGGGCGGAGGATGAGACTGTTGCATCGCCGCGGGTGGAAGAGGCGGCCTCCACGGAAGCGGCGCCGCCCGCCGCCAACGGTACGGCCGCGTTGACGCATCTTTCCCCCGCCGACGACGCAGAGGACAAGACGGCCGGCGCCGGCCCCCAGGAAACGTGGGACAAACAGGACATCAGCGACAGCAACGACAAAACCTCAGAACCCTCCCAGCATTGTTTGCCAGCCGAGTGA
- the LOC133156509 gene encoding PHD finger protein 21A-like isoform X2: MFDFFFFLWARAPTGKIPGYATAPSGRGAESSPTARCSTFMLQLDAFPTGDGVQADPSAERLTASMMELQTLQEALKVEIQIHQKLVAQMKQDPQNADLKKQLHELQAKITALSEKQKKVVEQLRKELLVKQEPEAKVQLQVHAPPVGGDVKPTNLVQTQQISGGLQQTLTVTPVLTTKTLPLVLKAAGTPSLPGSILPQRPATVTMVTTAISKADSHNAPINLQVAGKLSAHNLEPVRLVSKNAMLVRPKPALPGNVPIAPAPPPPMMAAPQLLQRPVMLATKLSPSLSSAAPIHQLRIVNGQPCVKTGSAPLTGIVIAAPTTAACLASPARAPDPASVPTQPPQMGGVTVEPKTVKAGGAAEHKMTVTLPSSSTPPLSPPPWPKKEESPEKLAFMVSLGLVTHDHLEEIQSKRQERKRRTTANPVYSGAVFEPERKKSAVSYLNSPLHLGTRKRGRPPKYGGIPELGCLTPTSPSSPARPLPLPSPSSGDGDIHEDFCTVCRRSGQLLMCDTCSRVYHLDCLEPPLKSIPKGMWICPKCQDQILKKEEAIPWPGTLAIVHSYIAYKEAKEEEKQKLIKWSAELRLEREQLEQRVKQLSNSITKCMETKNGILARQKEMQLSLDKVKHLVRLIQAFNFNQAASDSNGRDARVEDVTAAPPEPEPASPQVEPAASEAEAGDAGESEEAGEQGPERSETAAADADRQGGLAQAPDDRGGANSENNVRAEDETVASPRVEEAASTEAAPPAANGTAALTHLSPADDAEDKTAGAGPQETWDKQDISDSNDKTSEPSQHCLPAE, from the exons cagCACGTTCATGCTTCAGTTGGATGCTTTTCCCACCGGAGACGGCGTTCAG GCTGATCCATCAGCTGAAAGACTGACTGCGTCAATGATGGAATTACAGACGTTGCAGGAGGCTTTGAAGGTGGAGATCCAGATCCATCAG AAATTGGTGGCCCAGATGAAACAGGACCCTCAG AATGCTGATCTGAAGAAGCAACTTCACGAACTTCAGGCAAAGATCACTGCTCTGAGTGAGAAGCAG AAAAAGGTGGTGGAGCAGTTGAGAAAAGAGCTACTGGTCAAGCAAGAACCAGAAGCCAAAGTGCAGCTGCAGGTCCACGCGCCTCCTGTAGGGGGCGATGTCAAGCCCACCAACCTGGTGCAGACTCAGCAGATATCTGGAGGACTTCAGCAG ACGCTGACGGTTACGCCGGTCCTCACGACCAAGACGCTACCTCTGGTGCTGAAAGCTGCGGGCACACCCTCTTTGCCCGGTTCCATCCTGCCCCAACGCCCGGCCACCGTCACCATGGTAACCACTGCCATCTCCAAAGCCGACTCGCACAATGCCCCCATCAACCTGCAGGTGGCGGGGAAACTGAGCGCTCACAATTTGGAGCCGGTGAGGCTGGTATCCAAGAACGCCATGCTG GTCAGACCAAAGCCCGCCTTGCCCGGTAACGTCCCCATCGCGCCCGCCCCTCCCCCGCCCATGATGGCGGCGCCCCAGCTGCTGCAAAGGCCCGTCATGTTGGCCACCAAGCTGTCGCCTTCACTGTCGTCCGCCGCACCCATTCACCAGCTGCGCATCGTCAACGGACAGCCCTGCGTCAAGACGGGCTCCGCCCCTTTGACCGGCATCGTTATCGCCGCGCCCACCACGGCCGCCTGCCTGGCCAGCCCCGCCCGGGCGCCCGACCCTGCCTCCGTCCCCACTCAGCCGCCCCAGATGGGTGGCGTGACCGTCGAACCCAAG ACTGTTAAAGCGGGCGGTGCAGCCGAGCACAAGATGACGGTCACGCTCCCCTCTTCGTCGACTCCGCCCTTGTCTCCGCCTCCCTGGCCCAAGAAGGAGGAGAGTCCGGAG AAACTGGCCTTCATGGTGTCCTTGGGTCTGGTGACGCACGACCACCTGGAAG AGATTCAGAGCAAAAGgcaggagaggaagaggagaacgaCGGCCAACCCAGTCTACAGCGGCGCCGTGTTTGAGCCAGAG AGGAAAAAGAGCGCTGTGAGTTACCTGAACAGCCCTCTGCACCTGGGGACCCGGAAGAGAG GTCGCCCACCCAAATACGGCGGCATCCCGGAGCTGGGCTGTCTCACCCCGACCTCCCCCTCCAGCcccgcccgccccctccccctgcCCAGCCCCAGCTCTGGGGAT GGAGACATCCATGAGGACTTCTGCACTGTGTGCAGACGCAGTGGCCAGTTGCTCATGTGCGACACGTGTTCTCGTGTCTATCACCTGGACTGCCTGGAACCGCCCCTGAAAAGCATTCCTAAAGGCATGTGGATCTGTCCCAAATGCCAAGATCAG ATCCTCAAGAAAGAAGAAGCCATTCCCTGGCCCGGAACGTTGGCCATCGTCCACTCCTACATCGCCTACAAAGAAG CGAAAGAAGAAGAGAAGCAGAAGCTCATCAAGTGGAGCGcagagctgcggctggagcgtGAGCAGCTGGAACAACGAGTCAAGCAGCTCAGCAACTCCATCACG AAGTGTATGGAGACCAAGAATGGCATCCTAGCTCGCCAGAAGGAGATGCAGCTGTCCCTGGACAAGGTCAAACATCTGGTCCGCCTCATCCAGGCCTTCAACTTCAACCAGGCGGCGTCCGACTCCAACGGCAGGGACGCCCGAGTCGAAGACGTCACGGCGGCGCCGCCCGAACCCGAGCCGGCCTCGCCTCAAGTCGAGCCGGCTGCATCCGAGGCGGAGGCCGGCGACGCGGGTGAGAGCGAAGAAGCCGGAGAGCAGGGGCCGGAGAGGAGTGAGACCGCTGCCGCGGATGCCGACCGTCAGGGTGGCCTCGCGCAGGCCCCGGATGATAGGGGAGGAGCTAATTCAGAAAACAACGTCCGGGCGGAGGATGAGACTGTTGCATCGCCGCGGGTGGAAGAGGCGGCCTCCACGGAAGCGGCGCCGCCCGCCGCCAACGGTACGGCCGCGTTGACGCATCTTTCCCCCGCCGACGACGCAGAGGACAAGACGGCCGGCGCCGGCCCCCAGGAAACGTGGGACAAACAGGACATCAGCGACAGCAACGACAAAACCTCAGAACCCTCCCAGCATTGTTTGCCAGCCGAGTGA